The proteins below are encoded in one region of Desulfonatronum thioautotrophicum:
- a CDS encoding STAS domain-containing protein: MSDDLMSAFIEDSKDHLESIESDIMALENLKGAFDEELVNRIFRTAHSIKGAAGFFGLEAIGRLAHRLENALHLVRDQKVRPDQQTCQVLLEGFDQLSTMINEPVAGECMDITSTLETIQGLLTPTSKIETETSLQLCSNHGHSIFDVDMFTLDQGLKGGKFLYHIEFDLIHDIHRKDKTPYDIIKALQDTGLILDCHVDIGATGTLESGFAQRIPLNVLFASIIDPEVIGALVDVPAESIRRLERSMFQFHSCNEPTASFPVDKDAVSKENSPWRVINDQAILSLDEHFGLTQAQSFCRLLLHPPDDVAHLRIDLSGTQSIDIAGLQALVAALRTCAGQMRSMRIVSTEHLREQFQNLGFAWLLGDAI, from the coding sequence GGAATCTATCGAATCCGACATCATGGCTCTGGAGAATCTCAAAGGGGCGTTTGACGAGGAACTGGTCAACCGGATTTTCCGTACGGCTCATTCCATCAAAGGCGCCGCTGGTTTTTTCGGTCTGGAAGCCATCGGTCGCCTGGCGCACAGGCTGGAGAACGCCTTGCACCTGGTCCGCGACCAAAAGGTGCGCCCGGACCAGCAAACCTGTCAGGTTCTCCTTGAAGGCTTTGATCAACTCAGCACGATGATCAATGAACCTGTTGCCGGGGAATGCATGGACATCACGAGTACCCTCGAGACGATTCAAGGGCTGCTGACCCCCACCAGCAAGATCGAAACGGAAACGTCACTGCAGTTGTGTTCGAACCACGGTCACTCCATTTTTGACGTGGACATGTTTACCCTGGACCAGGGGCTCAAGGGGGGGAAATTTCTCTATCACATCGAGTTCGACCTGATCCACGACATCCACCGCAAGGACAAAACCCCCTACGACATCATCAAAGCCCTGCAGGATACCGGCCTGATTCTGGACTGCCACGTGGACATCGGGGCCACCGGCACTCTGGAAAGCGGCTTTGCCCAGCGCATCCCACTGAACGTTCTCTTTGCCTCGATCATTGACCCGGAGGTGATCGGAGCCCTGGTGGATGTTCCGGCGGAGAGCATCAGAAGGCTGGAGCGTTCCATGTTTCAGTTCCATTCCTGTAATGAACCGACGGCATCTTTCCCGGTGGATAAAGATGCTGTCTCCAAAGAGAATTCTCCGTGGCGGGTGATCAATGATCAGGCCATTCTGAGCCTGGATGAACATTTCGGCCTGACCCAGGCACAATCTTTTTGCCGCTTGCTTCTTCATCCACCCGATGACGTAGCGCACTTGCGCATCGACCTCAGCGGGACTCAAAGCATCGACATTGCCGGCCTTCAGGCCCTGGTCGCGGCTCTGCGGACCTGTGCCGGTCAAATGCGGAGCATGCGCATTGTTTCCACGGAACATCTCCGGGAACAGTTCCAGAATCTTGGATTTGCATGGCTGCTGGGAGACGCAATATGA